One window from the genome of Mycolicibacterium gadium encodes:
- the bsaP gene encoding biotin synthase auxiliary protein BsaP → MAFNVYTGEPDGTPLPAAAQLGLEPPRFCAECGRRMIVQVRPDGWSAKCSRHGLTDSKDLEQR, encoded by the coding sequence ATGGCGTTCAACGTCTATACGGGCGAGCCTGACGGCACGCCGCTGCCGGCGGCGGCACAACTGGGTCTCGAGCCACCCCGCTTTTGCGCGGAGTGCGGCCGCCGGATGATTGTGCAGGTGCGTCCTGACGGGTGGTCGGCGAAATGTTCGCGGCACGGCCTGACGGACTCGAAGGATCTGGAGCAGCGATGA
- the bioB gene encoding biotin synthase BioB has translation MSDILAKARDQVLERGEGLDQDQTLQVLRLPDENLDDLLALAHEVRMRWCGPDVEVEGIISLKTGGCPEDCHFCSQSGLFASPVRSAWLDIPSLVEAAKQTAKTGATEFCIVAAVRGPDERLLAQVAAGIEAIRNEVDIQIACSLGMLTADQVERLSEMGVHRYNHNLETARSFFTNVVTTHSWEERWDTLQMVREAGMEVCCGGILGMGETLEQRAEFAANLAELDPHEVPLNFLNPRPGTPFGDLEVLPATEALKAVAAFRLALPRTMLRFAGGREITLGDLGAKQGILGGINAVIVGNYLTTLGRPAESDLQLLDDLQMPIKALNATL, from the coding sequence GTGAGCGACATTCTGGCGAAGGCACGCGACCAGGTTTTGGAGCGCGGCGAAGGCCTCGACCAGGATCAGACGCTCCAGGTGCTGCGCCTGCCCGACGAGAACCTCGACGACCTGCTCGCACTGGCCCACGAGGTCCGCATGCGCTGGTGCGGACCCGATGTCGAGGTCGAGGGCATCATCAGCCTGAAGACCGGTGGCTGCCCCGAAGACTGCCACTTCTGTTCGCAGTCGGGCCTTTTCGCCTCGCCGGTGCGCAGTGCGTGGCTCGACATCCCGAGCCTGGTCGAGGCCGCGAAGCAGACAGCGAAGACCGGGGCCACCGAGTTCTGCATCGTCGCCGCGGTGCGCGGCCCCGATGAGCGACTGCTGGCGCAGGTGGCGGCGGGCATCGAGGCGATCCGCAACGAGGTCGACATCCAGATCGCCTGCTCGCTCGGCATGCTCACCGCCGACCAAGTCGAGCGCCTCTCCGAGATGGGCGTCCACCGCTACAACCACAATCTGGAGACAGCGCGGTCGTTCTTCACCAACGTCGTGACCACCCACAGCTGGGAAGAGCGGTGGGACACCCTGCAGATGGTCCGCGAGGCGGGCATGGAGGTCTGCTGCGGCGGCATCCTCGGCATGGGTGAAACCCTGGAGCAGCGCGCGGAATTCGCCGCCAACCTCGCCGAACTCGATCCTCACGAGGTACCGCTGAACTTCCTCAACCCGCGACCGGGCACGCCGTTCGGTGACCTCGAGGTGCTGCCCGCCACCGAGGCCCTCAAGGCGGTGGCGGCCTTCCGGCTGGCGTTGCCGCGCACGATGCTCCGGTTCGCCGGCGGTCGCGAGATCACGCTCGGTGATCTCGGTGCCAAGCAGGGCATTCTCGGTGGTATCAACGCCGTGATCGTCGGCAATTATCTGACGACGCTGGGCCGGCCGGCCGAGTCCGACCTGCAGCTGCTCGATGATCTGCAGATGCCCATCAAGGCGCTCAACGCCACCCTCTGA
- a CDS encoding TetR family transcriptional regulator, whose product MQLHKRDVVEAAAALLDEYGIADLTMRRLARELSVSPGALYWHFANKQELLGAIADRILDGVPSARGVVEVCNRLRDALLSHTDGAELVSASFAAGQSSAMKQILAVLTEAVAEVGVDAAHAELAARTVVYYVLGFTVDEQSRLQWDAAGAELPEWQSVLADDASARFAFGLRLFVDGINVSQRSPLAFGP is encoded by the coding sequence GTGCAGCTCCACAAACGCGACGTGGTCGAGGCGGCGGCGGCCCTACTGGACGAGTACGGCATCGCCGACCTCACGATGCGACGGCTCGCGCGTGAGCTCAGCGTGTCCCCGGGCGCCCTGTATTGGCATTTCGCCAACAAGCAGGAACTCCTCGGCGCCATCGCCGACCGCATTCTGGACGGCGTCCCGTCCGCCCGCGGCGTCGTCGAGGTGTGTAACCGGCTTCGTGACGCGCTGCTGTCGCACACCGATGGCGCCGAGCTGGTGTCGGCCAGCTTCGCGGCGGGCCAGTCGTCGGCGATGAAACAGATTCTGGCCGTCCTGACCGAGGCGGTTGCCGAGGTCGGCGTGGACGCCGCGCATGCCGAGCTGGCCGCCCGCACGGTCGTCTACTACGTGCTCGGGTTCACGGTGGACGAGCAGTCGCGGCTGCAATGGGATGCCGCCGGCGCCGAGCTGCCCGAGTGGCAGTCGGTCCTGGCCGACGACGCCAGCGCCCGATTCGCGTTCGGCCTGCGGCTGTTCGTCGACGGCATCAACGTCTCTCAGAGGTCACCGCTGGCATTCGGGCCGTGA
- a CDS encoding MmcQ/YjbR family DNA-binding protein, whose translation MISVDDVRSIASTLPRSYEAVVRDEIRFRAGRLVYAAFSRDETVMGVAFPKEERAAMVAAEPDKFILPRKSEMRYNWILVRLDAIELDELRELLIDGWRMCVPKSVGAEVS comes from the coding sequence GTGATCAGCGTCGACGATGTGCGCAGTATCGCCTCGACGCTGCCGAGGTCGTACGAAGCCGTCGTCCGCGACGAGATCCGGTTCCGCGCGGGACGGCTCGTGTACGCGGCGTTCTCACGCGACGAGACGGTGATGGGCGTCGCCTTTCCCAAGGAGGAGCGTGCGGCGATGGTCGCCGCTGAACCCGACAAGTTCATACTGCCGCGCAAATCGGAGATGCGATACAACTGGATTCTGGTACGGCTCGACGCGATCGAACTCGACGAGCTACGCGAGCTCCTGATCGACGGCTGGCGGATGTGCGTACCGAAAAGTGTTGGTGCAGAAGTCTCTTAG
- a CDS encoding 2'-5' RNA ligase family protein, which yields MVHSVEMLFDPDTDAAIRRSWDDLTAAGVRSQAAHTAPSNRPHVTLAVAESMDGSVHDALRPLLRRLPLRCTVGAPMLFGRRDFTLVRLIVPSAELLSLHAEVLDACLPHMPNGPLPHSDPGQWTPHVTLARRVPAEQLQAALTVPGLGRDLSATIVRIRHWDGNAKRENPI from the coding sequence ATGGTGCATTCCGTCGAGATGCTGTTCGACCCGGACACCGATGCGGCGATCCGGAGGAGCTGGGACGACCTCACCGCGGCGGGTGTGCGCAGTCAGGCCGCGCACACGGCGCCCAGCAACAGACCGCACGTCACCCTGGCGGTGGCCGAAAGCATGGACGGATCGGTGCATGACGCGCTGCGGCCGCTGTTGCGGCGGTTGCCGCTTCGGTGCACCGTCGGCGCGCCCATGCTGTTCGGTCGACGGGATTTCACGCTGGTGCGGCTGATCGTTCCGTCAGCTGAGCTGCTGTCCCTGCACGCCGAGGTGCTCGATGCCTGTCTGCCGCACATGCCGAACGGTCCGCTTCCGCACTCGGATCCCGGCCAGTGGACGCCGCACGTGACGTTGGCGCGCCGGGTGCCGGCCGAGCAACTGCAAGCGGCGCTGACAGTGCCGGGTCTGGGACGCGACCTGTCCGCGACAATCGTCCGCATCAGGCACTGGGACGGCAACGCCAAACGCGAGAATCCAATCTAA
- the bioD gene encoding dethiobiotin synthase: MSTLVVTGTDTGVGKTIATAALACCARLAGIEVAVCKPVQTGSPADDDLADVARLSGVTDLRGSWRYPEPLAPVAAAQRAGLALPTRSELVGSVREADAKLVLLEGAGGLLVELGQDGVTLRDVAADLAAPVLVVVAAGLGTLNHTALTLEALASQRVSCAGLVIGAWPSDPGTAEQGNREALSRLAPLRAVLPAGLGAASPAEFEAVCSSVFDPDWIASL; encoded by the coding sequence GTGAGCACTCTCGTCGTCACCGGGACCGATACCGGCGTCGGCAAGACGATCGCAACGGCCGCCCTGGCGTGTTGCGCGCGGCTGGCGGGCATCGAAGTCGCGGTGTGCAAACCCGTACAGACCGGCAGCCCCGCTGATGACGACCTCGCTGATGTCGCGCGGCTTTCCGGTGTGACCGATCTGCGTGGCTCGTGGCGATACCCGGAGCCGCTCGCCCCGGTCGCGGCCGCACAACGAGCGGGCCTGGCGTTGCCGACGCGCAGCGAACTGGTCGGGTCGGTGCGCGAGGCGGACGCGAAGCTGGTGTTGTTGGAGGGGGCCGGCGGTCTGCTCGTCGAGCTGGGCCAGGACGGGGTGACGCTGCGTGACGTGGCGGCGGACCTGGCCGCGCCGGTGCTCGTCGTGGTCGCCGCGGGTCTTGGCACGTTGAACCACACCGCGTTGACATTGGAAGCTCTTGCTTCCCAACGGGTTTCGTGCGCCGGACTGGTGATCGGCGCGTGGCCGTCTGACCCGGGTACGGCCGAGCAGGGCAATCGCGAGGCGCTGAGCAGGCTGGCGCCGCTCCGTGCGGTACTGCCCGCGGGCCTCGGTGCCGCGAGTCCCGCCGAGTTCGAGGCGGTCTGCTCGTCGGTGTTCGATCCCGACTGGATCGCGAGTCTCTAG
- a CDS encoding 8-amino-7-oxononanoate synthase, translated as MTRTGLSPLAWLDEVEQQRRAAGLRRSLRTRPPVGAELDLASNDYLGLSQHPDVIDGSVTALRTWGAGSTGSRLVTGNTQIHEGFESALAEFVGAEAALVFSSGYTANLGAVVSLSGAGSLLVSDALTHASLVDACRLSRARVVVTPHRDVAAVEAALAARDEERAVVVTDAVFSADGVVAPLRALHDVCRRHGALLVVDEAHALGVRGTGGRGLVHEIGLAGAPDVVLTTTMSKALGSQGGVVLGPAAVRDHLIDAARPFIFDTGLAPAAVGAAWAALDVLIAEPWRAQAVLDHAAALAAVSGVAEPPESAVVSVILGEPEVALAAAVACLDRGVRVGCFRPPTVAPGTSRLRLTARASLSGDEMALAREVLTDVLSAGA; from the coding sequence GTGACCCGCACAGGTCTTTCACCGCTGGCGTGGCTCGACGAGGTCGAGCAGCAGCGCCGTGCCGCGGGTTTGCGCCGATCGCTGCGCACGCGTCCACCTGTCGGAGCCGAACTGGACCTGGCCTCCAACGACTACCTCGGCCTTTCACAGCATCCCGATGTCATCGACGGTAGCGTGACCGCGCTGCGGACCTGGGGTGCCGGATCGACCGGATCACGCCTGGTCACCGGCAACACCCAGATCCACGAGGGCTTCGAGTCGGCGCTCGCCGAATTCGTCGGCGCCGAAGCCGCGCTGGTGTTCTCGTCGGGGTACACCGCGAACCTGGGCGCCGTGGTGTCACTGTCCGGGGCCGGGTCGCTACTGGTCTCGGACGCCCTGACGCACGCGTCCCTGGTCGACGCGTGCCGGCTGTCGCGCGCCCGGGTCGTGGTGACCCCGCACCGTGACGTCGCGGCCGTCGAGGCGGCACTGGCTGCCCGTGACGAGGAACGCGCGGTCGTGGTGACCGATGCGGTGTTCTCTGCGGACGGCGTGGTCGCCCCTTTGCGGGCGCTGCACGACGTATGCCGTCGGCACGGCGCACTCCTGGTCGTCGACGAGGCCCACGCACTGGGGGTGCGGGGGACCGGGGGTCGCGGTCTGGTGCACGAGATCGGTTTGGCCGGTGCGCCGGACGTGGTGCTGACGACGACGATGTCCAAGGCGCTGGGAAGTCAGGGCGGCGTGGTGCTGGGCCCCGCCGCGGTGCGCGACCACCTGATCGACGCCGCACGGCCGTTCATCTTCGACACCGGGTTGGCGCCCGCGGCGGTGGGAGCGGCGTGGGCGGCGCTAGACGTCCTGATCGCCGAGCCCTGGCGCGCGCAGGCGGTACTGGATCACGCGGCGGCACTTGCCGCGGTGAGCGGTGTCGCCGAACCGCCCGAGTCGGCGGTGGTGTCGGTGATCCTCGGTGAGCCCGAGGTGGCGCTGGCCGCCGCTGTCGCGTGTCTGGACCGCGGTGTCCGGGTGGGCTGCTTCCGGCCGCCCACCGTCGCACCGGGCACCTCGCGGCTGCGGCTGACGGCCCGCGCGTCGCTCTCCGGTGACGAGATGGCTCTGGCGCGTGAGGTTCTCACCGACGTTCTCTCTGCGGGCGCGTGA
- a CDS encoding adenosylmethionine--8-amino-7-oxononanoate transaminase translates to MAALTPAEISAIDAAHVWHPYSTIGASADPKAPPPLVAVSARGAWLTLHRDGQELRVLDAMASWWTAIHGHGHPTLDAAITRQLATMNHVMFGGLTHEPAARLAQLLVQLTPDGLDAVFFSDSGSVSVEVAVKMALQYWRSTGRWDKHRLMTWRGGYHGDTFTPMSVCDPDGGMHELWSDVLAPQVFAPPVPTGYDAAYIADFEELLAEHAHELAAVIVEPVVQGAGGMRFHDPRYLADLREICTRHEVLLIFDEIATGFGRTGELFAADHAAVTPDIMCVGKALTGGYLTLAATLCTNDIAQTISASAAGALMHGPTFMANALACAVSVASVELLLAGDWRASVRAIESGLRDGLSAAESMPGVADVRVLGAIGVIEMEQTVDLRIATPAALDHGVWLRPFRNLVYVMPPYICTPEEIAQITSAMVGVARALT, encoded by the coding sequence GTGGCAGCACTGACGCCCGCCGAGATCAGCGCGATCGACGCCGCCCACGTCTGGCATCCGTACAGCACGATCGGCGCCTCGGCTGATCCGAAGGCGCCGCCCCCGCTGGTCGCGGTGAGTGCCCGCGGGGCCTGGCTGACCCTGCACCGCGACGGGCAGGAGCTGCGGGTCCTCGACGCGATGGCGTCCTGGTGGACCGCGATCCACGGACACGGACACCCGACGCTGGACGCGGCGATCACCAGGCAGTTGGCGACCATGAACCACGTCATGTTCGGCGGTCTGACCCACGAGCCCGCGGCGCGGCTTGCGCAGCTGCTGGTCCAACTGACACCCGACGGGCTGGACGCCGTGTTCTTCAGCGACTCCGGGTCCGTCTCGGTGGAGGTCGCCGTCAAGATGGCGCTGCAGTACTGGCGCAGCACCGGACGCTGGGACAAACACCGGTTGATGACGTGGCGTGGCGGCTATCACGGCGACACGTTCACCCCGATGAGCGTGTGCGATCCCGATGGCGGCATGCATGAGCTGTGGAGCGACGTGCTCGCCCCACAGGTGTTCGCACCGCCGGTACCCACCGGGTACGACGCGGCCTACATTGCGGACTTCGAAGAACTACTGGCCGAGCACGCGCACGAGCTCGCCGCGGTGATCGTGGAACCGGTAGTGCAGGGTGCCGGCGGAATGCGGTTTCACGATCCGCGCTATCTGGCCGACCTGCGCGAGATCTGCACCCGCCATGAGGTGCTGCTGATCTTCGACGAGATCGCAACCGGATTCGGGCGCACCGGCGAGCTTTTCGCCGCGGACCACGCCGCGGTGACCCCCGACATCATGTGCGTGGGTAAGGCGCTCACGGGCGGCTATCTGACGCTGGCCGCGACGCTGTGCACGAATGACATCGCGCAGACCATCAGCGCCAGCGCCGCGGGCGCGTTGATGCACGGCCCGACGTTCATGGCCAACGCGCTGGCGTGCGCGGTCTCGGTGGCCTCGGTCGAGTTGTTGCTCGCCGGGGACTGGCGTGCGTCGGTGCGCGCTATCGAATCCGGCCTGCGCGACGGCCTGTCGGCCGCGGAGTCGATGCCGGGAGTGGCAGACGTGCGGGTGCTGGGCGCCATCGGCGTCATCGAGATGGAACAGACCGTCGACCTGCGGATCGCGACACCGGCCGCGCTGGACCACGGGGTGTGGCTGCGGCCGTTCCGCAATCTGGTCTACGTGATGCCGCCCTACATCTGTACGCCCGAGGAGATCGCACAGATCACCTCGGCGATGGTCGGCGTCGCGCGTGCACTAACCTGA
- a CDS encoding acyltransferase family protein gives MMTLAPARPAPATDPGPPSREATATRPARASESYRHDLDGLRGVAILLVAVFHVWFGRVSGGVDVFLALSGFFFGGRLLRTAMTPGASLWPMPEVTRLVRRLLPALVVVLAAAAVLTILIQPETRWETFADQSLASLGYYQNWELASTASDYLRAGEAVSPLQHIWSMSVQGQFYIAFLALIFGCALLFRRIFGRHMRIAFIALLSALTIASFVYAIFAHNADQATAYYNSFARAWELLLGALVGALVTNLRWPMWLRTTAAVIALAAILACGALIDGVHEFPGPWALVPVGATMLFILSAANRVADPHTDGRMPAPNRLLATAPFVALGAMAYSLYLWHWPLLIFYLSYLGHTRVNFVEGAVILVVSGVLAWLTTKYVENPLRYRAPAASAPTVPLRARLRRPTMALGSVVVLLAVALTATSFTWREHVTIERSTGKELTGLSSRDYPGARALINNAKVPKLPMRPTVLEARNDLPRTTEDGCISDFDNVGVITCNYGDDSATRTIALAGGSHAEHWITALDLLGRMHNFKVVTYLKMGCPLTTEEVPLVMGDNRPYPKCHQWNERVMDKIIADRPDYVFTTATRPWNIKPGDVMPATYLGIWQTLSDNNIPILGMRDTPWLVRNGQPYFPADCLADGGNAISCGVKRSDVLSPHNPTLDFVARFPLLKPLDMSDAVCREDICRAVEGNVLLYHDAHHISTTYMRTMTTELGRQIAAATGWWVD, from the coding sequence ATGATGACCCTCGCCCCTGCCCGGCCGGCGCCCGCCACCGACCCGGGACCACCGTCACGCGAAGCCACCGCGACAAGGCCGGCGCGCGCGTCGGAAAGCTACCGGCACGACCTCGACGGCCTCCGCGGCGTCGCGATCCTGCTCGTCGCGGTTTTCCACGTATGGTTCGGCCGCGTCTCCGGTGGTGTCGACGTCTTCCTGGCGCTGTCGGGCTTCTTCTTCGGTGGACGCCTGCTGCGCACCGCCATGACGCCCGGCGCGTCGTTGTGGCCGATGCCCGAAGTCACCCGACTGGTTCGCAGGCTGCTGCCCGCACTCGTGGTTGTCCTTGCTGCCGCCGCGGTCCTGACAATTCTCATTCAGCCCGAAACCCGTTGGGAGACCTTCGCAGACCAGAGTCTGGCAAGCCTGGGTTACTACCAGAACTGGGAATTGGCGAGCACCGCATCGGATTACCTCCGTGCCGGTGAAGCCGTGAGTCCGCTGCAGCACATCTGGTCGATGTCGGTGCAAGGCCAGTTCTACATTGCCTTCCTCGCGCTGATCTTCGGCTGCGCCTTGTTGTTTCGCCGCATCTTCGGCCGCCATATGCGGATCGCGTTCATCGCGTTGCTGAGCGCCTTGACCATCGCGTCGTTCGTGTACGCGATCTTCGCCCACAACGCCGATCAGGCCACCGCGTACTACAACAGCTTCGCCCGCGCGTGGGAGCTGCTGCTGGGCGCATTGGTCGGTGCACTGGTGACGAACCTCCGCTGGCCGATGTGGCTGCGCACGACGGCTGCGGTGATCGCGCTGGCCGCGATCCTCGCGTGCGGCGCCCTGATCGACGGAGTGCACGAGTTCCCCGGTCCCTGGGCGCTCGTGCCGGTCGGCGCGACCATGCTGTTCATCCTGTCCGCGGCGAACCGGGTGGCCGACCCGCACACCGACGGTCGCATGCCCGCCCCCAACCGCCTGCTGGCCACCGCGCCGTTCGTCGCGCTGGGTGCGATGGCGTACTCGCTCTACCTGTGGCACTGGCCGCTGCTGATCTTCTATCTGTCCTACCTCGGACATACGCGCGTCAACTTCGTCGAGGGCGCGGTCATCCTGGTGGTGTCCGGTGTGCTGGCGTGGCTGACGACGAAGTACGTCGAGAACCCGCTGCGCTATCGCGCACCGGCCGCGTCAGCTCCAACGGTCCCGCTGCGCGCCCGGCTGCGGAGGCCGACGATGGCCCTCGGGTCGGTGGTCGTCCTGTTGGCGGTGGCGTTGACCGCGACGTCGTTCACCTGGCGCGAGCACGTCACCATCGAACGCTCGACAGGCAAAGAGCTGACCGGACTTTCGTCGCGCGACTATCCCGGTGCCCGCGCACTCATCAACAACGCCAAGGTCCCGAAGCTGCCGATGCGCCCGACGGTGCTCGAGGCCAGAAACGACCTGCCCCGCACCACCGAGGACGGTTGCATCAGCGACTTCGACAACGTCGGTGTCATCACCTGCAACTACGGCGATGACTCCGCGACCCGCACGATCGCACTTGCGGGCGGTTCCCACGCCGAACACTGGATCACCGCCCTCGACCTGCTCGGTCGGATGCACAATTTCAAGGTTGTCACCTACCTGAAGATGGGCTGCCCGCTGACCACGGAGGAAGTCCCGCTGGTCATGGGAGACAACCGTCCGTACCCCAAGTGTCACCAGTGGAACGAGCGGGTGATGGACAAGATTATCGCCGACCGCCCGGACTACGTGTTCACCACCGCGACGCGACCGTGGAACATCAAACCGGGCGACGTGATGCCTGCCACATACCTTGGAATCTGGCAGACGCTGTCCGACAACAACATTCCGATTCTGGGGATGCGCGATACCCCCTGGCTGGTACGCAACGGCCAGCCGTACTTCCCCGCCGACTGCCTGGCCGACGGCGGTAACGCCATCTCCTGCGGCGTCAAACGGTCCGACGTTCTGTCGCCCCACAACCCCACCCTCGACTTCGTCGCGCGGTTCCCATTGCTCAAGCCGCTGGACATGAGCGACGCCGTGTGCCGTGAGGACATCTGTCGCGCAGTCGAGGGAAATGTGTTGCTGTATCACGATGCCCACCACATCTCGACGACCTACATGCGCACGATGACCACCGAACTCGGACGCCAGATCGCGGCCGCCACCGGTTGGTGGGTCGACTGA
- the glgX gene encoding glycogen debranching protein GlgX, producing MTSGAPASVPTVWPGTTYPLGATYDGAGTNFSLFSEIAERVELCLIGKDGSEERIDLEEVDGYVWHCYLPTVTPGQRYGFRVYGPWEPASGHRCDPSKLLLDPYGKSFHGAFDFSQALFSYDLNADDPASGGTPPMVDSLGHTMTSVVINPYFDWASDRAPRTPYHQTVIYEAHVKGMTQTHPGVPEEMRGTYAGLAHPVIIDHLKSLNVTAIELMPVHQFMHDHRLLDLGLRNYWGYNTFGFLAPHYEYAANKHAGGAVAEFKAMVRTFHEAGIEVILDVVYNHTAEGNHLGPTVNFRGIDNAAYYRLMDDDKRLYRDFTGTGNSLNPRHPHTLQLIMDSLRYWVLEMHVDGFRFDLASALAREFFEVDRLSAFFDIIQQDPVISQVKLIAEPWDVGEGGYQVGNFPGLWTEWNGKYRDTVRDYWRGEPATLGEFASRLTGSSDLYEATGRRPGASINFVTCHDGFPLADLVSYNEKHNEANGEDNRDGESHNRSWNCGVEGPTDDPEILALRGKQMRNIMGTLMLSQGTPMISHGDEIGRTQRGNNNAYCQDSEISWMDWSLCEKNADLLTFTRRVSKLRKRHPVFRRRRFFEGTPIRSGDQVRDIAWLTPAGSEMTPQDWGSGLDKCVAVFLNGEAITAPSERGERVVDDSFLLCFNAHSKPVEFVAPDLGYAAEWTADIDTADPKGDTDLVVAAGERLTLAARSLLVLRKTA from the coding sequence ATGACATCCGGCGCTCCGGCCTCGGTACCAACCGTCTGGCCGGGTACCACGTACCCCCTCGGCGCCACCTACGACGGTGCGGGGACGAACTTCTCGCTGTTCTCGGAAATCGCCGAAAGGGTCGAGTTGTGCCTGATCGGCAAGGACGGCAGTGAGGAGCGCATCGACCTCGAAGAGGTAGACGGCTACGTTTGGCACTGCTACCTGCCCACCGTGACCCCCGGGCAGCGTTACGGGTTCCGGGTGTACGGACCATGGGAGCCGGCGTCGGGGCATCGCTGTGACCCGAGCAAGCTGCTACTCGATCCGTACGGAAAGTCGTTCCACGGTGCCTTCGATTTCAGCCAGGCGCTGTTCTCCTATGACTTGAACGCCGACGACCCGGCGAGCGGCGGGACGCCGCCGATGGTCGACTCGCTGGGCCACACCATGACCAGTGTCGTGATCAACCCCTACTTCGACTGGGCATCCGACCGCGCGCCGCGAACGCCGTACCACCAGACGGTCATCTACGAGGCGCACGTCAAAGGCATGACGCAAACCCATCCCGGCGTCCCCGAGGAGATGCGGGGGACGTACGCGGGACTCGCGCACCCGGTGATCATCGACCACCTCAAGTCGCTCAACGTCACGGCGATCGAACTCATGCCGGTACACCAGTTCATGCACGACCATCGGCTGCTCGACCTCGGACTACGAAATTACTGGGGCTACAACACCTTCGGATTTCTCGCGCCACATTATGAATACGCGGCCAACAAGCACGCCGGTGGTGCCGTTGCAGAGTTCAAGGCGATGGTGCGGACCTTCCACGAGGCCGGCATCGAGGTGATCCTCGACGTCGTCTACAACCACACCGCCGAGGGAAACCACCTCGGGCCGACGGTCAACTTCCGAGGGATCGACAACGCCGCGTACTACCGGCTGATGGACGACGACAAGCGGCTGTACCGCGACTTCACGGGCACCGGTAACAGCCTCAACCCACGGCATCCGCACACCCTGCAGTTGATCATGGACTCGCTGCGGTACTGGGTGCTGGAGATGCACGTCGACGGATTCCGGTTCGACCTGGCATCCGCGCTGGCCCGGGAATTTTTCGAAGTCGACAGGCTGAGTGCGTTCTTCGACATCATCCAGCAGGACCCGGTGATCAGTCAGGTCAAGCTGATCGCCGAACCGTGGGATGTCGGCGAGGGCGGCTACCAGGTCGGCAATTTTCCTGGTTTGTGGACCGAGTGGAATGGGAAGTATCGCGACACTGTGCGCGATTACTGGCGGGGCGAGCCCGCAACCCTCGGCGAATTCGCTTCGCGGCTGACCGGGTCGTCGGACCTCTATGAGGCGACCGGTCGGCGTCCCGGCGCGAGCATCAACTTCGTCACCTGCCACGACGGTTTCCCGCTCGCGGACCTGGTGTCCTATAACGAGAAACACAACGAGGCCAACGGCGAGGACAACCGCGACGGCGAAAGCCACAACAGGTCGTGGAACTGCGGTGTGGAGGGCCCCACCGACGATCCCGAGATCCTCGCGCTGCGGGGTAAGCAGATGCGCAACATCATGGGCACGTTGATGCTGTCGCAGGGCACCCCGATGATCTCCCACGGCGACGAGATCGGACGCACACAGCGAGGCAACAACAACGCCTATTGCCAGGACTCGGAGATCTCGTGGATGGACTGGTCGCTCTGCGAGAAGAACGCCGACCTGCTCACCTTCACCCGCAGGGTGAGCAAGCTGCGCAAGCGGCACCCGGTGTTCCGGCGGCGACGCTTCTTCGAGGGCACGCCGATCCGCAGCGGCGACCAGGTTCGCGACATCGCATGGCTGACTCCGGCGGGCAGCGAGATGACACCGCAGGACTGGGGTTCGGGCCTGGACAAGTGCGTGGCCGTGTTCCTCAACGGTGAAGCGATCACGGCGCCCAGCGAACGGGGCGAACGCGTGGTCGACGACTCGTTCCTGCTCTGCTTCAACGCACACAGCAAGCCGGTGGAGTTCGTCGCGCCCGATCTCGGCTATGCCGCCGAGTGGACCGCGGACATCGACACCGCCGACCCCAAGGGCGACACCGACCTCGTCGTTGCTGCAGGCGAGCGACTGACACTCGCCGCGCGGTCGCTGCTGGTGCTCCGTAAGACCGCGTAG